The proteins below come from a single Moritella sp. F3 genomic window:
- a CDS encoding lipopolysaccharide assembly protein LapB yields the protein MTLFRSIAFVFIASVLTLQSVHAESTTLETRLNDEKYIAEMSQNLELPLAVRVQAVIELGQFSGANALIAIARASRADQYELRLAAIEAVRFWSVKARWDVVSPLIMDDETRVQAAAGDVLVSLWAELNTDQQAYLQPAVDQYVSTLKKIPSGFEVALELANVYRYQQQFIAAEKAYKALIKQYPKQAVGYLQLSELYRQGSEFYRQNNAESLAHETLIQGIAVNPQSAELYYAQGLSYYRQGDFQQAEIELRRAIDNDPNNGRYAYTLAVMINTAQPAEALELYLQAHDNTGSPQYLYALCESYIAQGYVVQTRQCIGKLKQVAPDNIVKQLTDKL from the coding sequence ATGACACTATTTCGATCGATTGCATTTGTCTTTATCGCCAGCGTGCTCACTTTACAAAGTGTGCATGCTGAATCAACAACACTGGAAACACGTCTAAATGATGAGAAATACATCGCTGAGATGTCACAAAATTTAGAATTGCCGCTTGCTGTACGTGTTCAAGCCGTGATTGAACTTGGACAGTTCAGTGGTGCTAATGCCTTAATTGCCATTGCGAGAGCCAGCCGTGCAGATCAATATGAATTACGATTAGCGGCAATTGAGGCTGTTCGATTTTGGAGTGTGAAAGCACGATGGGATGTTGTGTCTCCTTTGATTATGGATGATGAAACTAGGGTTCAAGCCGCTGCTGGTGACGTGCTTGTGTCCTTGTGGGCGGAGTTAAACACAGACCAGCAAGCTTATTTACAGCCCGCGGTAGACCAGTATGTATCGACGCTTAAGAAAATACCGAGTGGGTTTGAGGTAGCGCTTGAATTAGCGAATGTTTATCGTTATCAGCAGCAATTCATCGCGGCAGAAAAAGCTTACAAAGCACTGATTAAGCAATACCCAAAACAAGCGGTGGGGTATTTACAACTTAGTGAACTTTATCGTCAAGGCAGTGAGTTTTATCGTCAAAATAACGCGGAAAGTTTAGCGCATGAGACGCTCATTCAAGGTATTGCTGTAAATCCGCAATCCGCGGAACTTTATTATGCACAAGGTCTTAGCTATTATCGACAAGGTGATTTTCAACAAGCTGAAATTGAATTGCGTCGTGCAATAGACAATGATCCAAACAATGGTCGTTATGCGTACACGTTAGCAGTTATGATCAATACCGCGCAGCCTGCTGAAGCGCTAGAACTCTATCTGCAAGCGCATGACAATACTGGCTCGCCACAGTATTTGTATGCGTTATGTGAAAGCTATATTGCACAAGGATATGTCGTTCAAACGAGGCAATGTATCGGTAAATTAAAGCAAGTCGCACCTGACAATATAGTTAAACAATTGACGGATAAACTGTAA
- a CDS encoding helix-turn-helix domain-containing protein, translating to MSIDDGDLCFNGTWMTTSQIALVCAKSHIPFTLTIPANTRVLLAEVNNISHQLLEFSNALTPLDVNPTYMAKLRQAADITDRNDLAKNPLGGTRALLKLTTELKEQIPPLRPQSLKGRSRLPRKVLMPKVMMLMEENNIERFTLNNAAETLNISTKTINLLFKHYTGFSPKRCYLLTKLFAFRRELQKSSTRSVIHAASNTNIDGWSRYAVRYQRLFGEMPYQTYQANHHPI from the coding sequence ATGTCGATTGATGACGGTGATCTTTGCTTTAATGGCACCTGGATGACAACCTCGCAAATTGCACTTGTTTGCGCAAAATCACATATTCCGTTCACTCTTACTATTCCTGCTAATACCCGAGTATTACTGGCTGAAGTGAATAACATAAGTCATCAACTGCTGGAATTTAGTAACGCCTTAACCCCCTTAGACGTTAATCCAACGTATATGGCTAAATTACGACAGGCAGCAGATATAACAGATAGAAATGATCTTGCAAAAAATCCGCTCGGAGGAACTCGCGCATTGTTAAAACTGACAACAGAACTAAAGGAGCAGATACCGCCATTACGCCCTCAATCACTCAAAGGGCGCAGTCGCTTACCAAGAAAAGTCTTGATGCCAAAAGTAATGATGTTGATGGAAGAAAATAATATCGAGCGTTTTACCCTGAATAACGCCGCTGAGACACTCAATATCAGCACCAAAACAATTAACCTATTGTTTAAACACTACACTGGGTTTTCACCAAAACGTTGTTATCTATTAACCAAGTTATTTGCCTTTCGTCGCGAACTGCAAAAGTCGTCAACCCGCTCAGTCATTCATGCGGCAAGTAATACGAATATTGACGGGTGGAGCCGCTACGCGGTTAGGTATCAACGCTTATTTGGTGAAATGCCATATCAAACATACCAAGCTAATCATCATCCAATTTAA
- a CDS encoding alkaline phosphatase family protein yields the protein MMKKIAFSIFCGLFASASVSAADTTQTQPKLVLQITIDGLRADLIQRYKHQFGENGFRYLMEQGTYFTNANYEHANTETIVGHVSLATGAPPSVHGMVGNVWFDRTQDRLVYNIEDSNYNMLTEGAGINKDTEVDPTQKAAKKDGRSPLTILSSTFSDELSIATHGQAKIFSVSVKDRGAISLAGDNGKAFWFSKSKNQFVTSNYYYQLYPQWVEAWNQQDLPARYGDKAWTLSQAEKTYAPVVGNGEHKVNLAGFSKHFPHPYGSAKGKYFGTLLTLSPAGDELTADFAKTLLKEEQLGQDAITDYLSVSFSSTDYVSHMFGPSTRETEDNLIRLDRTLAGLFSTIDSQVGLDNVIIAFSADHGVPEAAPVSQHTGEHDAHYFDKDKLTNPALAARLQQEFGLGNELIRLYAQPYIYLDTDLIKKNNLSTAKVEQVIADEILKIAGVSAAITRTDIENNSLPQTRISKLVQQNFHPKRSGNIHLVFASRTYINNMDGLTIASTHGSPWRYDTHVPVIFAGYKVKPQVISRDITPYDIAPTLSNILGINLPSGATGNVLTEITP from the coding sequence ATGATGAAGAAAATAGCATTCTCTATTTTTTGCGGTCTATTTGCGAGTGCGTCAGTAAGTGCTGCTGATACAACGCAAACACAGCCTAAATTAGTCTTACAAATTACGATCGACGGTCTGCGGGCAGATCTAATTCAACGCTATAAACACCAATTCGGCGAAAACGGTTTTCGCTATTTAATGGAGCAAGGTACTTACTTCACCAATGCCAATTATGAGCATGCCAACACTGAGACAATCGTTGGGCACGTATCCCTTGCAACAGGGGCGCCACCGAGTGTCCACGGCATGGTTGGCAATGTATGGTTTGATCGTACTCAGGACAGGCTGGTTTATAATATTGAAGATTCAAACTACAATATGCTAACCGAAGGTGCTGGAATCAATAAAGATACCGAAGTCGACCCGACTCAAAAAGCTGCAAAAAAAGACGGTCGTTCACCATTAACCATCTTGTCATCGACATTCAGTGATGAACTCTCTATTGCCACACATGGTCAAGCAAAAATATTCTCTGTATCCGTCAAAGACCGCGGCGCTATTTCACTCGCAGGTGATAACGGTAAAGCCTTCTGGTTTTCCAAAAGTAAGAATCAATTTGTTACCAGTAATTACTATTACCAACTATATCCACAGTGGGTAGAGGCTTGGAATCAGCAAGATCTACCTGCGCGTTATGGTGATAAAGCGTGGACATTGAGCCAAGCAGAAAAAACCTACGCGCCAGTAGTCGGAAATGGAGAACATAAAGTTAATCTTGCCGGATTTAGTAAACACTTTCCGCACCCTTATGGCAGTGCAAAAGGGAAATATTTTGGCACCTTACTGACTCTCAGCCCTGCTGGTGATGAACTGACCGCGGACTTTGCCAAAACCTTACTTAAAGAAGAGCAATTAGGGCAAGACGCGATCACTGATTATTTATCAGTGAGTTTTTCATCTACTGATTACGTATCGCATATGTTTGGACCGTCTACACGTGAAACAGAAGATAACCTGATCCGTTTAGATCGTACGCTCGCAGGTTTATTTAGCACCATAGATAGCCAGGTCGGTCTTGATAATGTGATCATCGCCTTCTCGGCTGATCATGGTGTACCAGAAGCCGCACCCGTATCACAACATACTGGAGAGCACGATGCGCATTACTTTGATAAAGACAAACTCACGAATCCAGCGTTAGCTGCACGGCTACAACAAGAATTTGGATTAGGTAACGAACTTATCCGTTTATATGCTCAGCCTTATATTTATCTGGATACAGACTTAATCAAAAAAAATAACTTATCTACCGCCAAGGTTGAACAGGTTATCGCCGACGAAATCCTCAAAATAGCAGGGGTAAGCGCCGCAATAACTAGAACGGATATTGAAAATAATAGTCTGCCTCAAACTCGTATCAGTAAGTTAGTACAGCAAAATTTCCACCCAAAGCGTTCGGGTAATATCCATCTTGTTTTTGCATCACGAACTTACATTAATAACATGGATGGGCTCACTATTGCCTCGACGCATGGTTCCCCTTGGCGTTATGATACCCATGTGCCCGTTATTTTTGCTGGTTATAAGGTCAAACCTCAAGTCATTAGCCGTGATATTACGCCTTATGACATAGCCCCAACATTGTCGAATATACTCGGCATAAACTTACCAAGTGGCGCGACAGGCAATGTATTAACAGAGATCACACCGTAA
- a CDS encoding peptidylprolyl isomerase yields the protein MAQATARHILVDDEAKCNELKAQIEAGTDFAEVAKQHSNCPSGAQGGDLGKFGPGMMVPEFDKVVFSAPVNTVQGPVKTQFGYHLLEVTSRS from the coding sequence ATGGCTCAAGCAACAGCACGACACATTTTAGTAGACGACGAAGCAAAATGTAATGAACTTAAAGCACAAATCGAAGCAGGTACTGATTTCGCTGAAGTTGCTAAGCAACATTCAAATTGCCCATCAGGCGCTCAAGGCGGTGATTTAGGTAAATTTGGTCCTGGTATGATGGTTCCTGAGTTTGATAAAGTTGTATTCTCTGCACCTGTGAACACAGTTCAAGGTCCAGTGAAAACACAATTCGGTTACCACTTATTAGAAGTTACAAGCCGTAGCTAA